The proteins below come from a single Streptomyces sp. M92 genomic window:
- a CDS encoding UPF0182 family membrane protein, with amino-acid sequence MPDRGGGPPTGPRIRVGRPSRRVRTLLMTLGVLAVLAMAFTMFAGFWTDWLWYRSVHYSSVFTTTLWTKIGLFFVFGLLMALAVGFNIWLAHRLRPPLSAMSMEQQNLDRYRMGIAPYKKWLLLGITALIGLIAGASASGQWRTWLMWVNGVSFGQKDPQFELDVSFYAFDLPWYRFLLGFGFAAVIISVIAAALTHYLYGGLRVTSPGARATAAATGHLSVLIGVFVALKAVAYWLDRYGLAVKSSDFKATDSWTGLRYVDANAYLPAKTILFCIAVICALLFFATLWRRTWQLPVIGFGLMVLSAILIGGLYPALVQKFQVQPNEQAKEAPYVEKNLKATREAYGIEGTQVTEYPGVSKTKDPTKLRDDVNDAASIRIMDPNVISPTFQQLQQMRNYYAFPTNLDVDRYAKDGKQQDTVIGLRELNLAGIPKKNWINNHFRYTHGYGVVAAKGTEVDSEGRPVFTESNLPSEGDLGTYEQRIYYGEKTNTYSIVGGPQKEIDYSDDSGEKTFSYKGDGGVDLSNPVNRAAYAAAFSEPQILYSGAIGEGSRILYNRTPKERVEAVAPWLTIDGDAYPAVVDGRIQWIVDAYTTTNGYPYASRTTLGDTTADSLTAANDQRAVVAQENQVNYIRNSVKATVDAYSGDVKLYQWDQKDPVLKTWMKAFPDTVQDKSEISDELMAHLRYPQDLFKVQRELLTRYHVKDANTFLSGSEVWQVPDDPTNKSGDAVPPYYLSMKMPDQEQQAFSLTTTFTPNGRDNISAFMAVDAEAGTDGYGKIRILKLPTSTTVNGPKQVQSQLNSEQDIAETIRLLRGGDSEVEYGNLLTVPLDGGLLYVEPVYVRGGDLKYPLLRKVLVSYGGSTAFENTLDEALNKVFGEEAAETDPPADEGEGTTEPPPTSTNPTVREALSDAQKAFDAGQKALEQKDLAAYAEAQKDLEDALERAEKAQAQADEGTGGKNGDDKNGNDKSGDNDQGGEATPSSTPTGDTGGSGSDTG; translated from the coding sequence ATGCCGGACCGCGGCGGAGGCCCCCCGACGGGGCCGCGGATCAGAGTGGGCCGCCCGTCCCGGCGTGTCCGAACCCTGCTGATGACACTTGGTGTCCTCGCCGTGCTAGCCATGGCGTTCACCATGTTCGCGGGATTCTGGACGGACTGGCTCTGGTACCGGTCGGTCCACTACTCGTCGGTCTTCACGACGACCCTGTGGACCAAGATCGGTCTCTTCTTCGTCTTCGGCCTGCTCATGGCGCTCGCCGTCGGGTTCAACATCTGGCTGGCCCACCGGCTGCGTCCGCCGCTGAGCGCCATGTCGATGGAGCAGCAGAACCTCGACCGGTACCGGATGGGCATCGCCCCGTACAAGAAGTGGCTGCTGCTCGGCATCACCGCCCTGATCGGCCTCATCGCCGGCGCCTCCGCGTCCGGTCAGTGGCGGACCTGGCTGATGTGGGTCAACGGCGTCTCCTTCGGGCAGAAGGACCCCCAGTTCGAGCTGGACGTCTCCTTCTACGCCTTCGACCTGCCCTGGTACCGGTTCCTGCTCGGCTTCGGCTTCGCGGCCGTGATCATCTCGGTGATCGCCGCCGCGCTCACCCACTACCTGTACGGCGGGCTGCGGGTCACCAGCCCGGGCGCCCGTGCCACGGCCGCCGCCACCGGGCACCTGTCGGTGCTCATCGGCGTCTTCGTCGCCCTCAAGGCGGTCGCCTACTGGCTGGACCGATACGGGCTGGCGGTGAAGTCCAGCGACTTCAAGGCGACCGACAGCTGGACGGGCCTCAGGTACGTCGACGCCAACGCCTACCTGCCGGCCAAGACGATCCTGTTCTGCATCGCCGTCATCTGCGCGCTGCTGTTCTTCGCGACCCTGTGGCGCCGCACCTGGCAGCTGCCGGTGATCGGCTTCGGTCTGATGGTGCTCTCCGCGATCCTCATCGGCGGTCTGTACCCGGCGCTGGTCCAGAAGTTCCAGGTCCAGCCGAACGAGCAGGCCAAGGAGGCGCCGTACGTCGAGAAGAACCTGAAGGCGACCCGCGAGGCCTACGGCATCGAGGGCACCCAGGTCACCGAGTACCCGGGCGTCAGCAAGACCAAGGACCCGACCAAGCTCCGTGACGACGTGAACGACGCCGCGTCCATCCGGATCATGGACCCGAACGTCATCTCGCCGACGTTCCAGCAGCTCCAGCAGATGCGTAACTACTACGCGTTCCCGACCAACCTGGACGTCGACCGCTACGCCAAGGACGGCAAGCAACAGGACACGGTCATCGGTCTGCGCGAGCTGAACCTGGCCGGCATCCCGAAGAAGAACTGGATCAACAACCACTTCCGCTACACCCACGGCTACGGCGTGGTCGCGGCCAAGGGCACCGAGGTGGACTCCGAGGGGCGCCCGGTCTTCACCGAGTCCAACCTGCCGTCCGAGGGTGACCTCGGCACGTACGAGCAGCGGATCTACTACGGCGAGAAGACCAACACGTACTCGATCGTCGGCGGTCCCCAGAAGGAGATCGACTACTCCGACGACTCCGGCGAGAAGACCTTCAGCTACAAGGGCGACGGCGGGGTGGACCTGTCCAACCCGGTCAACCGGGCGGCATACGCCGCGGCCTTCAGCGAGCCGCAGATCCTCTACTCCGGTGCCATCGGCGAGGGTTCGCGGATCCTGTACAACCGCACGCCCAAGGAGCGCGTCGAGGCGGTCGCCCCGTGGCTGACCATCGACGGCGACGCCTACCCGGCGGTGGTGGACGGCCGTATCCAGTGGATCGTCGACGCCTACACGACGACGAACGGTTATCCGTACGCCTCCCGCACGACGCTCGGCGACACCACCGCCGACTCGCTGACCGCGGCCAACGACCAGCGGGCGGTGGTGGCCCAGGAGAACCAGGTCAACTACATCCGTAACTCGGTGAAGGCGACCGTCGACGCGTACAGCGGTGACGTCAAGCTCTACCAGTGGGACCAGAAGGACCCGGTCCTGAAGACCTGGATGAAGGCCTTCCCGGACACGGTCCAGGACAAGAGCGAGATCAGCGACGAGCTGATGGCGCACCTGCGCTACCCGCAGGACCTGTTCAAGGTCCAGCGCGAGCTGCTCACGCGCTACCACGTGAAGGACGCCAACACGTTCCTCAGCGGCAGCGAGGTGTGGCAGGTGCCCGACGACCCGACCAACAAGTCGGGTGACGCGGTGCCGCCGTACTACCTGAGCATGAAGATGCCCGACCAGGAGCAGCAGGCGTTCTCGCTGACGACGACGTTCACGCCCAACGGGCGTGACAACATCAGCGCGTTCATGGCGGTCGACGCCGAGGCGGGGACGGACGGCTACGGCAAGATCAGAATCCTGAAGCTGCCGACGAGCACGACCGTCAACGGACCGAAACAGGTCCAGAGCCAGCTGAACTCGGAGCAGGACATCGCCGAGACCATCAGGCTGCTGAGAGGCGGCGACTCCGAGGTCGAGTACGGCAACCTGCTGACGGTGCCGCTCGACGGCGGACTGCTGTACGTGGAGCCGGTCTACGTGCGCGGTGGCGACCTCAAGTACCCGCTGCTGCGCAAGGTGCTGGTGAGCTACGGCGGCAGCACCGCCTTCGAGAACACCCTCGACGAGGCCCTCAACAAGGTCTTCGGAGAGGAGGCGGCCGAGACCGATCCGCCGGCGGACGAGGGCGAAGGCACGACCGAACCGCCACCGACGTCCACCAACCCGACGGTCCGGGAAGCGCTGAGCGACGCGCAGAAGGCCTTCGACGCCGGCCAGAAGGCGCTGGAGCAGAAGGACCTGGCCGCGTACGCCGAGGCGCAGAAGGATCTGGAGGACGCGCTGGAGCGGGCCGAGAAGGCCCAGGCCCAGGCCGACGAGGGCACCGGCGGCAAGAACGGTGACGACAAGAACGGTAACGACAAGAGCGGGGACAACGACCAAGGAGGCGAGGCCACTCCGAGTTCGACGCCCACCGGGGACACCGGCGGCTCAGGCTCGGACACCGGCTGA
- a CDS encoding tetratricopeptide repeat protein, giving the protein MGDMANLFGTGRFAQPSDQEEATDEAHEAADEAAEEVRRRLAAEAGDVEAMSVLGAMLLRRGDFDGAESHLRAATAAGDRAAANNLGVLLHQRGYADEAAGWWRIAAVAGSAAAAHALGRHFRERGDEPAAEYWLRQSAEQGHVLGAYALADLLEHRGDEAGAERWMRAAAERGHREAAYRLARTLDRGAGRGRDEGDSGAADEAEQWYRQAAARGHRRAALHLGTILEKRGELKEAGRWYLTSAKDGEARAACALGFLLRDAGDTESAAVWWLRAAQDGDGNAANALGALHAERGETQTAERWYRAAMDAGDDNGSYNLGLLCADQGRTAQAEQWYRRAAYAGHREASNALAILLLRAGDETGAEPWFSKAAEAGSVDAAFNLGILHAGRGEERAALRWYERAASAGHTEAALQVGMARLRDGDEREAERFLRCAAGGGSAEAAYRLATVLDARRPPAPEHELGEPAQEKSECEEWYERAASQGHRRAQVRVGMMAAARGDVVEAARWYREAAEAGSRNGAFNLGLLLAREGSEPEAVVWWRRAADAGHGRAALRLALVCARRGELAEGQRWADRAVSLGPREVGERAARLRDALRQELSA; this is encoded by the coding sequence ATGGGGGACATGGCAAATCTGTTCGGGACAGGGCGTTTTGCGCAGCCGTCCGATCAGGAGGAGGCCACGGACGAGGCTCACGAAGCCGCCGACGAGGCCGCCGAGGAAGTGCGCCGACGGCTGGCCGCCGAAGCCGGTGACGTCGAGGCGATGAGCGTCCTCGGCGCGATGCTGCTGCGCCGCGGCGACTTCGACGGAGCCGAGTCCCACCTGCGTGCCGCCACCGCCGCCGGTGACCGGGCCGCCGCCAACAACCTGGGTGTCCTGCTGCACCAGCGCGGCTACGCCGACGAGGCCGCGGGATGGTGGCGGATCGCCGCCGTCGCCGGTTCCGCCGCGGCCGCCCACGCGCTGGGGCGCCACTTCCGTGAACGCGGGGACGAGCCCGCCGCCGAGTACTGGCTGCGCCAGTCCGCCGAGCAGGGCCACGTCCTGGGCGCCTACGCACTCGCCGACCTGCTGGAACACCGTGGTGACGAGGCCGGCGCCGAGCGGTGGATGCGAGCCGCGGCCGAACGCGGGCACCGGGAGGCGGCGTACCGGCTCGCCCGGACGCTGGACCGGGGCGCCGGGCGGGGGCGCGACGAGGGCGACTCCGGCGCGGCCGACGAGGCCGAGCAGTGGTACCGCCAGGCCGCCGCACGCGGTCACCGGCGGGCCGCACTGCACCTCGGGACGATCCTGGAGAAGCGGGGCGAGCTCAAAGAGGCCGGCCGCTGGTACCTGACGTCCGCCAAGGACGGCGAGGCCCGCGCCGCGTGCGCCCTCGGCTTCCTGCTGCGGGACGCCGGTGACACCGAGAGCGCCGCCGTGTGGTGGCTGCGAGCCGCGCAGGACGGAGACGGCAACGCCGCAAACGCCCTGGGCGCGCTGCACGCGGAGCGCGGCGAGACCCAGACCGCCGAGCGCTGGTACCGCGCCGCGATGGACGCCGGTGACGACAACGGGTCGTACAACCTGGGGCTCCTCTGTGCCGACCAGGGCCGCACCGCGCAGGCCGAGCAGTGGTACCGGCGGGCCGCGTACGCCGGGCACCGGGAGGCGTCCAACGCGCTCGCGATCCTGCTGCTGCGCGCCGGGGACGAGACGGGCGCCGAGCCCTGGTTCTCCAAGGCCGCCGAGGCGGGCAGCGTCGACGCCGCCTTCAACCTCGGCATCCTGCACGCCGGACGGGGCGAGGAGCGGGCGGCGCTGCGCTGGTACGAGCGGGCCGCCTCCGCCGGGCACACGGAAGCGGCACTGCAGGTGGGGATGGCGCGCCTGCGTGACGGTGACGAGCGCGAGGCCGAACGGTTCCTGCGGTGTGCGGCCGGCGGCGGCAGCGCCGAGGCCGCCTACCGGCTGGCGACGGTGCTCGACGCACGCCGGCCGCCGGCGCCCGAGCACGAGCTCGGTGAGCCGGCGCAGGAGAAGTCCGAGTGTGAGGAGTGGTACGAGCGGGCGGCCTCCCAGGGACACCGGCGGGCCCAGGTGCGGGTCGGGATGATGGCCGCGGCGCGGGGTGACGTGGTGGAGGCGGCGCGGTGGTACCGGGAGGCGGCCGAGGCCGGGTCGCGCAACGGCGCGTTCAACCTGGGGCTGCTGCTGGCCCGTGAGGGCAGTGAGCCGGAGGCCGTCGTGTGGTGGCGGCGGGCCGCCGACGCCGGGCACGGGCGTGCGGCGCTGCGGCTGGCGCTGGTGTGCGCGCGGCGGGGGGAGCTGGCGGAGGGGCAGCGGTGGGCCGACCGGGCGGTGTCGCTGGGGCCGCGGGAAGTGGGGGAGCGGGCGGCTCGGCTGCGGGATGCGTTGCGGCAGGAGTTGTCGGCGTGA
- a CDS encoding DMT family transporter, producing MAWLLVIVAGVLETGFAVCLKLSHGFTRLWPTIAFCVFALGSFGLLTMSLKKLDVGPAYAVWTGIGAAGTAIYGMVFLGDLVSTLKIVSISLVIIGVIGLQLSGSAH from the coding sequence ATGGCGTGGCTGCTGGTCATAGTGGCCGGGGTGCTCGAAACCGGATTCGCCGTCTGCCTGAAGCTGTCGCACGGCTTCACCCGCCTCTGGCCCACCATCGCCTTCTGCGTGTTCGCGCTGGGCAGCTTCGGCCTGCTGACCATGTCGCTGAAGAAGCTCGACGTCGGTCCGGCGTACGCGGTGTGGACCGGCATCGGCGCCGCGGGCACCGCCATCTACGGCATGGTCTTCCTCGGCGACCTGGTCTCCACGCTGAAGATCGTGTCGATCAGCCTGGTCATCATCGGCGTGATCGGGCTGCAGTTGTCGGGCTCGGCTCACTGA
- a CDS encoding TetR/AcrR family transcriptional regulator, which translates to MVPAARESLLDAAYLALERRPWSAVRMVDVAAAAGVSRQTLYNEFGSKEGLARALVRREADGYLAGVERALAGGGSGARRDRLTATAEWTVSVARDNALVRAMLTGCWSERLPAPPLTAVPSSSAVPAQRRADGPLPSPRDFVALVRDRAVAALNGDPSPETGDLARSCELAVRLALSCVAAPPGEGGVAELVRTVLPHRSAS; encoded by the coding sequence ATGGTGCCCGCAGCCCGGGAGTCCCTGCTCGATGCCGCTTACCTGGCCCTGGAACGTCGGCCCTGGTCCGCCGTGCGGATGGTGGACGTGGCGGCGGCGGCCGGGGTGTCCCGGCAGACGCTCTACAACGAGTTCGGGAGCAAGGAGGGCCTCGCCCGGGCGCTCGTCCGCAGGGAGGCGGACGGGTATCTGGCCGGCGTGGAGCGCGCGCTCGCCGGTGGCGGCTCCGGTGCCCGCCGCGACCGGCTCACCGCGACCGCCGAGTGGACCGTCTCCGTTGCCCGGGACAACGCCCTGGTCCGGGCGATGCTCACCGGATGCTGGAGCGAGCGCCTGCCCGCCCCGCCCCTGACGGCGGTGCCGTCGTCCTCCGCCGTGCCGGCCCAGCGCCGGGCCGACGGTCCGCTGCCCTCGCCCCGCGACTTCGTCGCCCTGGTCCGCGACCGTGCCGTCGCCGCCCTGAACGGCGACCCGTCACCGGAGACCGGGGACCTGGCCCGCTCCTGCGAACTGGCCGTACGTCTCGCCCTGTCCTGCGTCGCGGCCCCGCCCGGCGAGGGTGGCGTGGCGGAACTCGTACGCACCGTCCTGCCGCACCGGTCGGCGTCCTGA
- a CDS encoding CBS domain-containing protein, translating into MLVREAMSTVVLTIGPAHTLRQAAALMAARHVGAAVVHDPDAGGIGILTERDVLISVGLGQDPDTERAHAHTTNDVVFAAPSWTVEEAARAMAHGGFRHLIVLERGEPAGIVSVRDIIRCWAPARERTQRVPA; encoded by the coding sequence ATGCTCGTCCGCGAAGCCATGAGCACGGTCGTCCTCACCATCGGTCCAGCCCACACCCTCCGCCAGGCCGCCGCCCTGATGGCCGCGCGCCACGTCGGCGCGGCGGTCGTCCACGACCCCGACGCCGGCGGCATCGGCATCCTCACCGAACGCGACGTCCTGATCTCCGTCGGCCTCGGCCAGGACCCCGACACCGAGCGCGCCCACGCCCACACCACCAACGACGTCGTGTTCGCGGCGCCGTCCTGGACCGTGGAGGAGGCCGCCCGGGCGATGGCACACGGCGGCTTCCGCCACCTGATCGTCCTGGAGCGCGGCGAGCCCGCCGGCATCGTCTCGGTCCGCGACATCATCCGCTGCTGGGCCCCGGCCCGGGAGAGGACGCAGCGAGTACCGGCCTGA
- a CDS encoding PPA1309 family protein, producing MSNTPMAASPLTRAVLEIDEYVSGLGWDQPARLFALVDTARLRTDQPSLADRLGLQDEPESSGLTPIEQDEIPTDQALDEFLGTIAWPDAVVGCALVVERLMLPPSAEAQVPQGLNEAKLAQWVAEHPDRQEVRMTVAVLRDGARDSALRLREKDSATEVLTGSDLVPGLAQALSATFEE from the coding sequence ATGTCCAACACCCCCATGGCAGCGAGCCCCCTCACCCGGGCCGTACTCGAGATCGACGAGTACGTCTCCGGACTCGGCTGGGACCAGCCCGCACGCCTCTTTGCACTTGTCGACACCGCGCGGCTGAGGACCGATCAGCCCTCGCTCGCGGACCGGCTCGGTCTCCAGGACGAGCCGGAGAGCTCCGGCCTGACCCCGATCGAGCAGGACGAGATTCCAACGGACCAGGCGCTCGACGAGTTCCTGGGCACCATCGCCTGGCCGGACGCGGTGGTCGGCTGCGCCCTCGTCGTGGAGCGCCTGATGCTGCCGCCGTCCGCCGAGGCCCAGGTCCCGCAGGGCCTGAACGAGGCCAAGCTGGCGCAGTGGGTGGCGGAGCACCCGGACCGCCAGGAGGTCCGCATGACGGTCGCGGTGCTGCGCGACGGTGCCCGCGACTCCGCGCTGCGGCTGCGGGAGAAGGACTCCGCCACGGAGGTCCTCACCGGCTCCGACCTGGTGCCGGGCCTGGCTCAGGCGCTGTCGGCGACCTTCGAGGAGTAG
- a CDS encoding YlbL family protein: MPRRTATMLASTLMLIALLCAGVFIPVPYSEMSPGPTVNTLGDHDGEPVLQISGHKTYEASGHLNMTTVRVTSADYKMNLVEAVYGWLAHDNRVVPHETLYPDGKTEEEATQENAEEFSQSQESAKVAALKALDIPVKSWVVVSTVVKDSPAEGRLHAGDVIKAVDGTPVQKPTDVADLVTEHKPGQDVVFTIVPAKEQADAEKEGRTPTRTEKVTVTTAPSDDGGEKRAIVGISAGTDHTFPFTIDIKLADVGGPSAGLMFALGIYDKLTPGDLTGGKFVAGTGTIDDTGEVGPIGGIGMKTIGARDKGARYFLTPKDNCAAAAEDTPDGLTLVKVDTIDDALGALEDIRSGKTDDLPTCAKG; encoded by the coding sequence ATGCCACGCCGTACCGCAACGATGCTCGCCTCCACCCTGATGCTGATCGCGCTCCTGTGCGCGGGTGTGTTCATCCCCGTGCCGTACTCGGAGATGTCCCCGGGGCCGACGGTGAACACGCTGGGCGATCACGACGGCGAGCCGGTGCTGCAGATCTCCGGACACAAGACCTACGAGGCGAGTGGCCATCTGAACATGACCACCGTGCGGGTCACCAGTGCCGACTACAAGATGAACCTCGTGGAGGCGGTCTACGGCTGGCTGGCCCACGACAACCGCGTGGTGCCGCACGAGACCCTCTACCCGGACGGCAAGACAGAGGAAGAGGCCACCCAGGAGAACGCCGAGGAGTTCAGCCAGTCCCAGGAGAGCGCCAAGGTCGCCGCCCTGAAGGCCCTGGACATCCCGGTGAAGTCCTGGGTGGTCGTCTCCACGGTGGTCAAGGACTCCCCGGCCGAGGGGCGGCTGCACGCCGGCGACGTGATCAAGGCCGTGGACGGCACGCCCGTCCAGAAGCCCACCGACGTCGCGGACCTGGTGACCGAGCACAAGCCCGGACAGGACGTCGTCTTCACGATCGTGCCCGCCAAGGAGCAGGCCGACGCGGAGAAGGAGGGCCGGACGCCCACCAGGACGGAGAAGGTCACGGTCACCACCGCGCCCTCCGACGACGGCGGTGAGAAGCGCGCCATCGTGGGGATCTCCGCAGGGACCGACCACACGTTCCCGTTCACCATCGACATCAAGCTGGCCGACGTCGGCGGACCGAGCGCGGGCCTGATGTTCGCCCTCGGCATCTACGACAAGCTCACGCCGGGCGACCTCACCGGCGGCAAGTTCGTCGCGGGCACCGGGACCATCGACGACACCGGCGAGGTCGGCCCGATCGGCGGCATCGGGATGAAGACCATCGGCGCGCGCGACAAGGGCGCCCGGTACTTCCTGACGCCCAAGGACAACTGCGCGGCCGCCGCCGAGGACACCCCCGACGGGCTCACCCTGGTGAAGGTGGACACCATCGACGACGCCCTCGGCGCGCTGGAGGACATCCGCTCCGGGAAGACGGACGACCTGCCGACGTGCGCGAAGGGCTGA
- the hisN gene encoding histidinol-phosphatase, which produces MPDYLDDLRLAHVLADAADAATMDRFKALDLKVETKPDMTPVSEADKAAEELIRGHLARARPRDAVLGEEYGTEGTGPRRWIIDPIDGTKNYVRGVPVWATLISLMEAGEGGYQPVVGLVSAPALGRRWWAVKDHGAFTGRSLTSASRLQVSQVSTLSDASFAYSSLSGWEEQGRLDGFLDLTREVWRTRAYGDFWPYMMVAEGSVDICAEPELSLWDMAANAIIVTEAGGTFTGLDGRPGPHSGNAAASNGRLHDELLGYLNQRY; this is translated from the coding sequence ATGCCCGACTACCTCGACGACCTCCGCCTCGCCCACGTCCTCGCGGACGCCGCCGACGCCGCGACGATGGACCGCTTCAAGGCCCTCGACCTCAAGGTCGAGACCAAGCCGGACATGACCCCGGTGAGTGAAGCGGACAAGGCCGCCGAGGAACTGATCCGCGGTCATCTCGCCCGAGCCCGCCCACGCGACGCCGTCCTCGGCGAGGAGTACGGCACCGAGGGCACCGGCCCCCGCCGCTGGATCATCGACCCGATCGACGGCACCAAGAACTACGTCCGCGGCGTCCCCGTCTGGGCCACCCTCATCTCCCTCATGGAAGCGGGCGAGGGCGGCTACCAGCCCGTCGTCGGCCTCGTCTCCGCCCCCGCCCTCGGCCGCCGCTGGTGGGCGGTGAAGGACCACGGCGCGTTCACCGGCCGCAGCCTGACCTCGGCCTCCCGGCTCCAGGTCTCCCAGGTCTCGACCCTCTCCGACGCCTCCTTCGCGTACTCCTCGCTCAGCGGCTGGGAGGAGCAGGGTCGCCTCGACGGCTTCCTCGACCTGACCCGCGAGGTGTGGCGCACGCGCGCTTACGGCGACTTCTGGCCGTACATGATGGTCGCCGAGGGATCGGTCGACATCTGCGCCGAACCCGAGCTCTCCCTCTGGGACATGGCGGCGAACGCGATCATCGTCACGGAGGCCGGCGGTACCTTCACCGGCCTCGACGGCCGCCCCGGCCCGCACAGCGGCAACGCGGCAGCGTCGAACGGCCGGCTCCACGACGAGCTGCTCGGCTACCTCAACCAACGGTACTGA
- a CDS encoding Fur family transcriptional regulator → MSDLLERLRGRGWRMTAQRRVVAEVLDGEHVHLTADEVHARAVDKLPEISRATVYNTLGELVTLGEVLEVATDKRAKRYDPNAHRPHHHLVCAQCGAIRDVHPTGNPLSDLPDSERFGFTVSDVEVTYRGTCPNCAAA, encoded by the coding sequence ATGAGTGACCTACTGGAACGGCTGCGTGGACGCGGCTGGCGCATGACCGCGCAGCGGCGCGTCGTGGCCGAGGTCCTCGACGGCGAACACGTCCACCTGACGGCCGACGAGGTGCACGCCCGCGCCGTGGACAAGCTCCCGGAGATCTCCCGGGCGACCGTCTACAACACTCTGGGCGAGCTCGTCACGCTCGGTGAGGTGCTGGAAGTCGCGACGGACAAGCGTGCCAAGCGCTACGACCCGAACGCGCACCGGCCGCACCACCACCTGGTCTGCGCCCAGTGCGGCGCGATCCGCGACGTGCACCCGACCGGCAACCCGCTCTCCGACCTCCCGGACTCGGAGCGCTTCGGCTTCACCGTCTCGGACGTCGAGGTGACGTACCGCGGCACCTGCCCGAACTGCGCGGCGGCGTAA
- a CDS encoding catalase: MTQGPLTTEAGAPVADNQNSETAGVGGPVLVQDQLLLEKLAHFNRERIPERVVHARGAGAYGTFTVTADVTKYTRAKFLSEVGKETETFLRFSTVAGNLGAADAVRDPRGFALKFYTEEGNYDLVGNNTPVFFIRDAIKFPDFIHTQKRDPYTGSTEMDNVWDFWGLSPESTHQVTWLFGDRGIPASYRHMDGFGSHTFQWNNEAGEAFWVKYHFKTDQGIKCLTQAEADKLAGEDPDSHQRDLREAIERGEFPSWTVGVQIMPVAEAATYRFNPFDLTKVWPHADYPIVWFGKLELNRNPENIFAEVEQSIFSPAHFVPGIGPSPDKMLQGRLFGYGDAHRYRVGINADHLPVNRPHATEARTNSRDGYLYDGRHKGAKNYEPNSFGGPFQTDKPLWQPVAVSGVTGETATPSHAEDNDFVQAGNLYRLMTDEEKERLIDNLAGALSGVSRDDIIERAVNNFRQADGDFGKRLEAAVQALRG, translated from the coding sequence GTGACTCAGGGACCGCTCACTACGGAGGCCGGTGCTCCGGTAGCCGACAACCAGAACAGCGAGACCGCGGGCGTCGGCGGCCCCGTGCTCGTCCAGGACCAGCTCCTCCTCGAGAAGCTGGCCCACTTCAACCGTGAGCGCATCCCGGAGCGCGTCGTGCACGCCCGCGGTGCCGGCGCCTACGGCACCTTCACGGTCACCGCCGATGTCACCAAGTACACCAGGGCGAAGTTCCTGTCCGAGGTCGGCAAGGAGACGGAGACCTTCCTCCGCTTCTCGACCGTGGCCGGCAACCTGGGTGCGGCGGACGCCGTCCGCGACCCGCGCGGCTTCGCGCTGAAGTTCTACACCGAAGAGGGCAACTACGACCTCGTCGGCAACAACACCCCGGTCTTCTTCATCCGGGACGCCATCAAGTTCCCGGACTTCATCCACACCCAGAAGCGCGACCCCTACACGGGTTCGACGGAGATGGACAACGTCTGGGACTTCTGGGGCCTGTCGCCCGAGTCGACGCACCAGGTGACCTGGCTGTTCGGTGACCGCGGCATCCCGGCGTCGTACCGCCACATGGACGGCTTCGGCTCGCACACCTTCCAGTGGAACAACGAGGCCGGCGAGGCCTTCTGGGTCAAGTACCACTTCAAGACCGACCAGGGCATCAAGTGCCTCACCCAGGCCGAGGCCGACAAGCTCGCCGGTGAGGACCCCGACTCCCACCAGCGCGACCTGCGCGAGGCGATCGAGCGGGGCGAGTTCCCGTCCTGGACCGTCGGCGTGCAGATCATGCCCGTCGCCGAGGCCGCGACGTACCGCTTCAACCCGTTCGACCTGACCAAGGTGTGGCCGCACGCGGACTACCCGATCGTCTGGTTCGGCAAGCTGGAGCTCAACCGCAACCCGGAGAACATCTTCGCCGAGGTCGAGCAGTCGATCTTCTCCCCGGCGCACTTCGTGCCCGGTATCGGCCCGTCCCCGGACAAGATGCTCCAGGGCCGCCTGTTCGGCTACGGCGACGCCCACCGCTACCGCGTCGGCATCAACGCCGACCACCTGCCGGTGAACCGCCCGCACGCCACCGAGGCGCGCACCAACTCCCGTGACGGCTACCTGTACGACGGTCGGCACAAGGGTGCGAAGAACTACGAGCCGAACAGCTTCGGCGGCCCGTTCCAGACGGACAAGCCCCTGTGGCAGCCGGTCGCCGTCTCCGGTGTCACCGGCGAGACCGCGACTCCGTCGCACGCCGAGGACAACGACTTCGTCCAGGCGGGCAACCTCTACCGGCTGATGACGGACGAGGAGAAGGAGCGGCTGATCGACAACCTGGCCGGCGCCCTCTCCGGCGTCTCGCGCGACGACATCATCGAGCGCGCGGTCAACAACTTCCGTCAGGCCGACGGTGACTTCGGCAAGCGGCTGGAGGCCGCGGTCCAGGCCCTGCGCGGCTGA